One Chitinophagales bacterium genomic window carries:
- the actA gene encoding cytochrome c produces MNLRNLCRLNLIFVSVVFVFHISLAQPSEQVVSGEKLFKANCASCHKIDKKLIGPALKGVEQRWVDAGDFEGKTGREWLNIWIRNSSEAIKSGYPYAVEMGKYDAQVMTAFPQLTDEDIDHILAYIEYVPPASTTAATSEQTPATSGDRSTELFLYGFIAVLLIIIAFLWRLLSNLNRMVMEKQGLPVPEPVPFYRNKKFAVTIVLVLVIYIGYAAVNGAINLGRQQGYMPEQPIKFSHKLHAGIDKIDCQYCHSSAAKGKASAIPSINVCMNCHKGIQEGAINGKYGRKEITKIYAAAGFDPNTLSYHSLGDSAARQLYTEWLKGDPNRKYTQADIEEVLAFVNKPVEWVRIHNLPDHVYFNHAQHVAVAGLECQTCHGPVETMEELYQFAPLSMGWCLNCHRNNEVNFAQNNYYSDYHRLHEQLKAGKIDRITVETIGGTECQKCHY; encoded by the coding sequence ATGAACCTAAGGAACCTGTGCCGTCTCAACCTGATTTTTGTATCCGTAGTTTTCGTTTTTCATATATCGTTAGCTCAACCCAGTGAGCAGGTCGTTTCCGGAGAGAAATTATTCAAAGCCAACTGTGCCAGTTGTCATAAGATTGACAAGAAGCTGATCGGTCCGGCTCTCAAAGGGGTTGAGCAGCGCTGGGTGGATGCCGGTGATTTTGAAGGCAAAACAGGGCGTGAATGGCTGAATATATGGATACGTAATTCTTCGGAGGCCATTAAATCCGGTTATCCCTATGCCGTTGAGATGGGCAAATATGATGCTCAGGTGATGACGGCTTTCCCTCAACTTACCGATGAAGATATTGATCACATTCTTGCTTATATTGAATACGTTCCCCCTGCTTCCACCACTGCGGCAACATCCGAGCAAACTCCTGCCACCTCCGGTGACAGAAGCACCGAACTGTTTCTTTATGGCTTTATAGCAGTATTACTAATCATTATTGCCTTCTTATGGAGGCTGCTCAGCAACCTCAACCGCATGGTGATGGAAAAACAGGGGCTGCCTGTACCTGAACCGGTTCCTTTCTATCGGAATAAAAAGTTCGCTGTAACAATTGTGCTTGTGCTGGTTATTTATATTGGTTATGCTGCCGTGAATGGTGCTATTAATCTGGGCCGGCAGCAAGGATATATGCCTGAGCAACCTATTAAGTTTTCTCATAAGCTCCATGCCGGCATAGACAAAATTGATTGTCAGTATTGCCACTCCAGTGCTGCCAAGGGGAAAGCTTCAGCCATTCCCTCCATCAACGTATGTATGAATTGTCACAAGGGCATACAGGAAGGTGCTATAAATGGTAAGTATGGTCGCAAGGAAATAACCAAAATATATGCAGCAGCAGGTTTTGACCCCAATACCCTTAGCTATCACAGTCTTGGAGATTCAGCAGCCCGGCAGCTTTATACAGAATGGCTCAAAGGAGACCCCAATCGTAAATACACGCAGGCCGATATAGAAGAAGTGCTGGCTTTTGTCAATAAGCCGGTAGAGTGGGTGAGGATACATAATCTGCCTGACCATGTTTATTTCAACCATGCACAGCATGTTGCCGTAGCGGGGCTTGAATGCCAGACCTGTCATGGTCCGGTTGAAACGATGGAGGAACTCTATCAGTTTGCCCCTCTTTCTATGGGCTGGTGTCTGAATTGCCATCGCAATAATGAAGTGAACTTTGCACAGAATAACTACTATAGTGACTATCATCGCCTGCATGAGCAATTAAAAGCCGGAAAAATTGACCGGATTACTGTTGAAACTATCGGAGGAACCGAATGCCAAAAATGCCATTACTAA
- the atpD gene encoding ATP synthase subunit beta — protein sequence MPNIGKVKQVIGAVVDVSFENGQLPNILNSLTVKMPDGSTLVLECQKHLGEDSVRTIAMDSTNGLMRGMEVVDTGAPITMPVGDEIKGRLLNVVGEAIDGIGPLKTQKGYPIHRMPPVFEELSTETEVLFTGIKVIDLIEPYAKGGKIGLFGGAGVGKTVIIMELINNIAKSYSGMSVFAGVGERTREGNDLLREMIESNVIKYSEAFKRGMEQGDWDLSKVDLKELAQSQATLVFGQMNEPPGARARVALSGLTIAEYFRDGDENEPTGKDILFFVDNIFRFTQAGSEVSALLGRMPSAVGYQPTLATEMGLMQERITSTKRGSITSVQAVYVPADDLTDPAPATTFSHLDATTVLSRKIAELGIYPAVDPLDSTSRILTPEIVGEAHYTCAQRVKAILQRYKELQDIIAILGMEELSEEDKLVVHRARRVQRFLSQPFHVAEQFTGLKGCLVSIDETIRGFNMILDGEVDEYPEAAFNLVGTIDEAIEKGKKMLAESK from the coding sequence ATGCCAAATATTGGAAAAGTTAAGCAGGTTATCGGGGCGGTTGTGGACGTGAGTTTTGAAAACGGACAACTTCCGAATATTCTGAACAGCCTTACAGTAAAAATGCCAGACGGCTCCACGCTGGTGCTGGAATGCCAGAAGCACCTGGGTGAAGATAGCGTGCGTACTATTGCGATGGACTCCACCAACGGTCTCATGCGTGGAATGGAAGTAGTAGATACCGGTGCCCCCATTACCATGCCTGTGGGAGATGAGATAAAGGGCCGGCTGCTGAATGTGGTGGGTGAAGCCATAGATGGCATTGGACCCCTCAAAACCCAGAAAGGATATCCCATTCACCGGATGCCTCCGGTATTTGAAGAGCTTTCTACCGAAACCGAAGTGTTATTTACCGGTATCAAAGTAATTGATCTTATAGAACCGTATGCCAAGGGAGGCAAAATCGGCCTTTTTGGCGGAGCCGGTGTAGGCAAAACGGTGATTATCATGGAGCTGATAAATAACATTGCTAAAAGTTATTCCGGCATGTCGGTATTTGCGGGTGTGGGTGAGCGCACCCGTGAGGGCAATGACCTGCTCCGTGAGATGATTGAATCCAACGTAATCAAATACAGCGAGGCATTTAAAAGGGGTATGGAACAGGGAGATTGGGATTTATCCAAGGTAGATCTTAAGGAGTTGGCACAGTCACAGGCAACCCTCGTGTTTGGTCAGATGAACGAACCTCCCGGAGCCCGCGCCCGCGTGGCCCTCTCAGGATTGACTATTGCCGAATATTTCCGTGATGGCGATGAAAATGAACCTACCGGAAAAGACATTCTCTTTTTCGTGGACAATATATTTCGCTTCACACAGGCAGGTTCGGAAGTATCGGCCTTGCTGGGACGTATGCCTTCTGCTGTGGGGTATCAGCCTACTTTGGCCACTGAGATGGGTCTGATGCAGGAGCGTATCACTTCCACCAAGCGAGGATCCATTACCTCGGTTCAGGCGGTTTATGTGCCCGCGGATGACCTTACGGATCCGGCCCCCGCAACCACCTTTTCACACCTGGACGCTACCACGGTGCTTAGTCGTAAAATTGCGGAGCTTGGCATTTATCCGGCCGTGGATCCGCTGGATTCTACATCGCGTATTCTTACACCTGAAATTGTGGGAGAGGCTCATTACACATGCGCCCAGCGCGTAAAAGCCATTCTTCAGCGCTATAAGGAGCTGCAGGATATTATTGCCATTCTCGGTATGGAAGAACTATCGGAAGAAGACAAGCTGGTGGTGCACCGCGCCAGACGTGTGCAGCGTTTCCTTTCACAGCCGTTCCATGTAGCTGAACAATTTACCGGGTTAAAGGGGTGTTTGGTTTCTATTGATGAAACCATACGCGGATTTAACATGATACTGGATGGCGAGGTAGATGAATATCCAGAGGCAGCCTTTAATCTCGTAGGAACCATTGATGAGGCTATTGAAAAAGGGAAAAAGATGCTTGCTGAAAGCAAATAA